The following is a genomic window from Aeromonas sp. FDAARGOS 1405.
GGTGACTTTCTGGTGGAAGGAGATGCCTCCAGCGCTTCTTACTTCCTCGCAGCGGGCGCCATCAAGGGCAAGGTGCGGGTCACCGGTATCGGCAAGCACAGCATTCAGGGTGATATCCACTTCGCCGACGTGCTGGAGAAGATGGGCGCGCGCATCACCTGGGGCGATGATTTTATCGAGGCGGAGCAGGCACCGCTGCACGGAGTGGATATGGACATGAACCATATTCCCGATGCGGCCATGACCATCGCCGTTGCCGCACTGTTTGCCGAGGGGCCGACCTCCATTCGCAATATCTACAACTGGCGGGTGAAAGAGACCGATCGTCTGCACGCCATGGCGACCGAGCTGCGCAAGCTGGGCGTTGAAGTGGAGGAGGGGCATGACTTCATCACCGTGACCCCGCCGACCCAGCTCAAACATGCCGAGATCGACACCTACAACGATCACCGTATCGCCATGTGCTTCTCGCTGGTGGCGTTGTCGGATACTCCGGTCACCATCAATGATCCCAAGTGCACCTCGAAGACCTTCCCGGATTACTTCGACAAGCTGGCCAGTATCAGCTCGCGTGGCTGATCACTGACAAACCCGTCATCATCGACGCTTCGGGCCCGCGCTGAGCGGGCCTTCTTGCCTTCCTCACCAGCATCGTCATTTCGCCTAGCATCATTTCAATAACTTGCAAGATTGCCATGCAAAATAGTTTTGTGATTGCTGTAATTTCCTATTTACACATGCGCTGTCGCGGGCTATGTTGAGATTTCCTAATCGCAGTCATCTAGCAGGAAGCCTTGTCATGCAGCATCAAACCGACGACGTTCGTATCAGTGAAATCAAAGAGTTATTACCCCCGGTTGCGGTGCTTGAGAAGTTTCCGGCTACCGAGGTGGCCTCGTCCACCGTTTTTGAATCCCGTCAGGCCATTCACAATATCCTGGCCGGCGAAGATGATCGTCTGCTGGTGGTGATTGGTCCTTGCTCCATCCATGATCCGGTTGCCGCGCTGGAGTACGGCAAGCGCCTCAAGGCGTTGCGCGACGAGCTGAAAGGTCAGCTGGAGATCGTGATGCGGGTCTACTTCGAAAAACCGCGCACCACAGTGGGCTGGAAGGGGCTGATCAACGATCCGTACCTCGACAATAGCTGCAAGATCAACGACGGTCTGCGCATTGGTCGCAAGCTGTTGCTGGATCTCAACGACATGGGGCTGCCAACTGCCTCCGAGTTCCTCGACATGATCACCCCGCAATATGTGGCGGATCTGATGAGCTGGGGCGCGATCGGTGCCCGTACTACCGAATCCCAGGTACACCGCGAGCTGGCCTCCGGTCTCTCCTGCCCGGTGGGCTTCAAGAACGGCACTGATGGCACCATCAAGGTGGCCATCGATGCCATTGGCGCTGCCAGTGCGCCGCACCACTTCCTGTCGGTCACCAAATACGGTCACTCCGCCATCGTGGCGACCCGCGGCAACCCGGACTGTCACATCATTCTGCGTGGTGGTCGTGAGCCGAACTACAGTGCGGCCCATGTCAGCGAAGTTGTGAAGGGGCTGGAGAAGGCCGGTTTGCCGCAGAAGGTGATGATCGACTTCAGTCACGCCAACAGCAGCAAACAGTTCAAGAACCAGATGGTGGTGGCCGAAGATGTAGCCGGCCAGCTGCGTGCCGGCAGCAAGGCGGTGTTTGGTGTGATGGTGGAGAGCCATCTGGTGGAAGGGCGTCAGGATTTGGTCGAGGGCTGCGAGCTTACCTTCGGTCAGAGCATCACGGATGCCTGCATCGGTTGGGCCGATACAGAAGTGCTGCTGCGCAATCTGGCGGATGCCGTTGCAACCCGCAACGCCCGCTAAAGACGGGATTTTGCAGTCGCAGTGACAAAGAGAAAGTAATAACCAGAGGCCGCTATTGCGGCCTCATCTATTCGTGTTGCAGGGCTTAAGGCTCAGGGTTGGGCATCGGGCCGGAAGCTGGCGCGGATCTGCGGAACCAGGCTCGAGGGGTCGAACCCCTTCTCTTCTCCCAGCACCGGATGGAGCAGAGGCTTGTCCTCGATGGGGGTGATATCCCCCGCCAGCAGCTGGCGGGTGGCCTGACCCATCTGGTAGAGCTGGCGCACCGGAGCAAATTGTTCCCCGAGGATAAGAGGATCATCGCTGCGGGCAAAGGCCATCATGGGGATCTGGTAGGTGGCATCGCGCGCCGGTTTGTCGCCGTGAATACCCTTGCCGGCGGACATCAAAAACGGCTGGTGATCGCCAAAGGCCACCACCAGATAGCGCTTGCCCGACTGGTCGAGGGTCTTGAGCAGACGCTCAAGCGAGGCCATGGCATCCACCACCCCGGTGTAGTAGGTGTTGAGCAACTGGGTGTCGCTCTCGCTCTGGTTCGGGCAGGCGCCGCTGCGCTCCTGCCCCTGATAGCGGGGGCCATCGAAGGGGCCGTGCCCCTGCATGGTGACCGCATAGGCAAACAGCGGCTTATCATCCTGTTCGCTGCGCTTGAGCAGGTGGTCGATCAGCGCATCATCTGAGATATAGAGCCCCTTGTACTCAAGGGTGGTAAAACGGGTATCGAACCAACGCTCCTCATAGCCGAGCGCCGGGATTGCCTTGGCGCGGCCCCAGAATTTTTCTACGTAGGGGTGGGCGAACAGCGTCTTATAGCCGCTCTGTCTGGCGCTCTGGGCCAGCCCCGGCACCTGCTCCGAGAGGTAGTAGTAGGGCACCACCCCCTGCTTGAGCAAGCCCACCGGCAGGCCGGTATTCATCTCGAACTCCGCCAGCACCGTCATGCCGCCAGTGGTGGGGGAGTGGATGGTCTTTTGCCACTGCTGCACGCTGGCGGGCAGGGATAGGGTGGGGGCCGGGGCGCAGATACGCCCCTTCCAGTCGAGCCAGAGCGACTCATATTGCAGCACGATCACCAGATCCCAGCGCGGCGCAATGCCTTGGGGCGGATGGCTCAACTGCGGGGTCAGCTCGTTGATCTGCAAGGGGTAGCGAAACACGCTGCCGCTTTGCAGCATCTCGTCCACCAGATTGAACAGATAGAGGCCGGGGCCGGAGCGGATGATGTCCCTGTGGTAGTTGACTGCGCGATCCACGTAACGAATGTTGGCCCCCAGCAGCTTGTTGCCGGTCTGGGTGGCAAAGACACAGAGGGCAAAGAAGGCGACGGTGGCGGCTGCGGTGCGCAGCACCCAGCGTGACAGGGCAAAGCGCCAGCAGAGAAACAGTGCCAGCAAAAGGGTGAAGATGGGTAGGATGGGGTGCTGATCGAGGAGAATCCGCAGCAGCGCCAGCAGGTTGCCAAAATCATCACCCCCGAGTGGCACCCCGTAGATGGCGATCTTCATAAAGTTGGCCAGCAGGCCTATTCCCGAAAGTGCGGTAAAGACCAGCCCCATATAGAGGTTGAAGCCCGCGAGCGCGCAGAGGCTCCAGCCCAGCACCATGCTGCCCCAGGCCAGATAGTAGTGTTCCGGCCGAAAGCCTGACCAGAGCAGAAACTCCCCCAGCTTGAACACCACGAAGCCGTGCAGCAGCACGAAGGTGAGGTTGCCGAGCAGCAGGCTGCCGATGATCCGCCAGCGCAGGCTGCGGCGCAGCGTTGGCAGCACCATTTTGAGCACGGCGGCGCTCAGAACCAGTACCAGAGTAAGGCTCACCATCAGATAGGTGAGGTTGAAGCCCTGCTCCGGCAGGGTTTGCAGGATCTGGCTGAAATCGCCGCTCTCGGGGCGATCTTTGAGCAGCAGACCGATGCGCAGCTGATAGCGGCTGGCCAGTGCATCGTCCGGGGCGCGCAAGGTGCTGTTGAGATCCAGCGAGCAGCGGTTATTGCGGCACACCTGACGCTTATCCACCGCCTGACTGAGCTGGTCGATCCGCTCCCCCTTGTCGTTGAGCAGCTCCACTCGCACCTTGTCCCCCGCTTGCAGCGGCTCCCGCAACAGCCACTGGCTGCGCACCACCAGATAGAGGCCGCGGCTGTCGCTTTTATAGAGCAGGGCGTGGCGGGTGAGGGTGGCCAGCGGATTGTCGGCGGGGCCCAGCACCAGCGGTTGGGCACGGCCCAGCCAGCTGCCGGGATTGATCAGCGGTAATAACAGCGTCAGCAGCAGCAATCCGCCCAGCAGGGCCAGTAGCCCGGAGGACAGACTCAGGGCACGGGGGCGGCCTGAGGAGGGGCGATTCATATAAGCTCATCCTTTGAGCGAGTAAGGGAGAGATCGTTCATCCGTATAGAGTTTGACCCGATGGTGCGGGCCTTGTTCCAACTTGTCAATTTAATGACCACTTAATGAATATTTGGTTACAGCTCAACCTTGCAAATTGTGATCCCGATCGAGGGGTTGTTCGGAATATGTGATGAAAGCGTCATCATGGGGTTTTGCCACTGGCTTGGGAGGGGTGTGCTGTTTAGGCTCTCAATAGCGACAGGAGGTACATGTATGAATCCTAAGGTGATGGCGCGTCAGGCCAGATTACTGCGCATGCTGGAGAGCAAGGAAGAGATCCGGATCGGACGCGAGCGCGACTGTCCGCTGCCACTGGCCCAGCTGACCAAACTAAAGGATACTCATCCCGCGGTGGTCAAGGTCTATCGCCACGGTCTTACCGCCGAGGTGTTTCACCTCAAGGTAGAGGGGCATCACTGGTGCCTCAAGCGGCGGCGTCAGGATTCGCTGGTAGCCAACCTTGATGGCAAGACCGCTTTCCTCACCGAGCTGGAACGGCGGCGTGAAATCGAGGCGCTGCGCGAGCTGCATCCCACCATCCTCTCCCATGTGGTCTGCACCAGCTTTGGCTCGGCGCGGGCTGGAGTGCTGGTTTCCCCCTGGTTGCGGGGTGTGCCGGTCCATCAGCTCAACGAGCGCAATCTGGCCCAGATGCTGGAGGTGCAGGGTGAGCTGGCCCGCTGGGGCTGGTTTGACTGGGACCCGAGCCCTGGCAACCTGCTCGATGATGGCGAGCAGATCTGCGTGTTCGACTTTGGCTATATGTGGACCTTTGACCCCCGCTTTGAATACAACTCCAATGGTCTGGTCGACTCGCAGTTCCATGTGCCGGAGCGGCTGGAGACCCGCACTCTCTCGGGGCTCTGGCTCGATGAGGCCGATCCCTTGCCGCAATTTCGCTATTGGCGCGAGCTTTGTCTGAAATGGGTCAAACGGGAGATCCATCACCTGATCCGCGAAGGGGCAAGTGCCCCTGTGCTGGCCCGCTTGCAAGCCCTGCAGGGGGAGTGGAGCACCGCGCTGGCGAGTGACGAGGCGCTGGCCGCCAACTGGTGGCGGGACATGTATCGCAGCCACCAGCTCGATGTGGCCGATGATCTGAGCGGCCAGAGCTGCGGCCCGCTGACCCTGCGTCGTCTTGACTGGCTGGAGCAGGCGGTAACGGATCACTATCCGCTGCTGGTGGACAATCTCTCATCTCAACAGACGGAGCTTGGCCAGACCGGGCTGCTGGCCCGCTTGCAGCAGCTGCGCCGCGAAGCCGTGGCCTGCCAGTTGCCCGCCACCAGCTTTGCCTGAGCCAATACGTCAGTGATACATAAATAAACAGGGCGCCTTGTCGGCGCCCTGTTGCATGGTAGGAACCGCATCGCGGTGAGGGTCAGTCCAGCAACTCCTGATGGAGGCGGTTGACGATATTGCCCGCCTCGCTCTCCTTGACCAGGAAGCAGAGGTTATGGGCGCTGGCGCCGTAGCAGATCATCCGGATGTTGTGCTCGCGCAGGGCGTCAAAGACCTGACTGCCCACCCCGTTCACTTCGCTCATCCGGTTGCCGATCAGCGCCACCAGTGCCAGACCGTTTTCCACCTCCACCTTGCAGAGTTGCCCCAGCTCGGCCAGTACCTTGTCGCTCAGGATCGGCTCGCCGTTGCTCTGGCTGCCGGTGTGATCCAGCGTCAATGACACGCTCACTTCCGAGGTAGTGATGAGATCCACCGAGATGCGGTGACGGGCCAGAATGCCGAACACTTCGGCCAGAAAGCCGTAGGCGTGGAACATATTGAGGCTGTGCAGGGTCACCAGCACCTGCTGGCGGCGCAGGGCGACGGCGCGAAACAGCGGGCTTGAATCTGTGCTGGCACGGATCCAGGTACCACTGGCGGCAGGATCCTTGGCGGAGCCGACAAACACCGGAATATTCTGGCGCACCGCCGGTTGCAGGGTGGCAGGGTGCAGCACTTTGGCGCCGAAGGTGGCCATCTCGGCCGCTTCGACAAAGCTGATTTCGGGAATGGGGCGGGCGCGGGTGACGAGGCGCGGATCCGTGGTGTAGATGCCGGGCACATCGGTCCAGATCTCGATACTGGCGGCATCGAGCGCTTCGGCGAGCAGGGCGGCGCTGTAGTCGGAGCCGCCACGACCCAGCGTGGTGGTGCGGCCATCGCCATCGGCACCGATAAAGCCCTGGGTGATGATGAGGCTGTCGCCCAGCTGCGGGCCCAGCGTCTGCTGGCAGAGGGTACGGGTGGTGGCCAGATCGACGGTGGCCTTGCCAAAGCGGCTGTCGGTGCGCATCAGCTGGCGCACATCTTGCCAGTGGGCCTTGACGCCGCGCTGGCGCAGCAGTTCGGTAAAGAGACGGGTAGACATCAGCTCGCCACAGGCGATGAGGCGATCAGCCAGTTCGGCATCGGTCTGCTGGCTGGCCTGCTGCGACATGGTGCGGATCTCGCCGAGTTGATCGTGGATCAGCGCCGTCACTTCGGCGGGGTGGCCAAGGTCGGCCAGAATTGCCTGTTGAATGTCGGACAGCTTGGCCAGCTGCTCGTCGCGGCCCGCTTCGTCCAGCTCACCTTGTGCCAGAGCGACCAGCAGGTTGGTGACACCGGCGCTGGCGCTCAGTACCACCACCCGCGTGGCGGGATTGGCCAGCACGATATCGGCGCAGTGATTCATGGCCGGGAAGTTGGCGACACTGGTTCCGCCAAACTTGGCGACATTGATCGGGCTCATTGCTTACTCCTGTCTTATTTTAAGATTCCGGTTCCATCGGGCAAAAAAGAGAGGAGGAGGCTGAAAATGGCAGGAATGAACGAAGCTATCCCGGCCAGAAGCACTCCACCTGCAGAGCCCATCCCGTACCGCCCCTGACAGGGCGCGGTGGGGGATGATCACTACCGATGACAACCCGGGGGATTCAGCCCCCGCAGCCGACGTTGAGGTTACCAGTCTCCTCACTCGTCTCGGCGCTGCTCCCCCTGACCCAAGTTCACCGGACGCTGGCGTCCTCCCTTGGGCTGCCTGGGCAGCGCTCCTCTTCTGGCTCCACCAGGGTGGTGGAGTGCATTTAGAAATACCCTGCGTTGGATTGCACTGTCAATCGAGTTTGTGAAAAAGTTCAAATTGTCAGCTAACTCAACGCAGGATCAATGACTTAGGCAATGGTCTTTGACAAAACCTTGGAACGGCGCTGCCAGTTGTAGAGACGCTGGCGCGCCACCGGCAGATCTTCCACTTCCAGCGGATCAAAGCCCCGCTCCCGGAACCAGTGGATGGAGCGGGTGGTAAGCACGAACAGGCGGCGGATGCCGAGCCGCTTGGCCCGCTCGGCCACCTTGGCCACTAACTGATCCCCCCGGTTGGAGTTGCGGTAGTCGGGGTGTATGGCGACGCAGGCCATCTCCGCCATCGCCTCTTCCATAAAGCAGTAGAGGGCCGCGCAGCCGATGATGAGGCCATCGCGCTCAATGATGGTGAACTTGTCGATCTCCATCTCCAGCTGCTCGCGGGAGCGGCGCACCAGAATCCCTTCCTCCTCCAGCGGGCGGATCAGATCCAGAATGCCGCCGATATCCTCGATGGTGGCGGCGCGGGCCTGTTCGGCGCTTTCCCGAACTATCTGGGTGCCGAGGCCGTCACGGCTGAACAGCTCCTGCAGCATGGCGCCATCATCCTGATAGCTCACCAGATGGGAGCGGGGCACCCCGCCGCGGCAGGAGGCAATGGCCGCGCGCAGATAGCGTGCTGTGCCGGACATCTCTTCCCCTGCCTGCTCCAGCTCCACCAGCAGCTCTTCGGCCTGCTCGGGGAAGAGCTCGGAGATGGCTTCGCCGCGCCTGTCCATCACCCCCTGGGTGCTGCTAAAGCAGATGAGCTTGTCTGCCTTGAGATCGACCGCCACCCGGCGGGCCACCTCTTCGGAGCTCAGGTTAAAGCTCTCGCCGGTGACCGAGCAGCCGATGGGGGAGATGAGCACCAGACTCTTCTGATCGAGCTGGCGGGTGATCCCCTCCACGTCGATGCGGCGCACCCGGCCGCTGTGGCAAAAGTCGATGCCATCATCCACCCCCAGTGGCTGGGCAGTGACGAAGTTGCCGCTCACCACACTGATCCGCGCCCCCTGCATGGGGGTGTTCGCGAGCCCCATGGAGAGCTGGGCGGTGATGTCATATTGCAGGCCGCCACACACCTGTTTGATGATGGTGAAACTCTCGTCATCGGTGACCCGGATCCGCTTGTGATACTGGGCCTCGATACCGGCGCGGGCCAGCGCCTCATCGTTTTGCGGACGTGAACCAAACACCAGCACCAGGCGTATGCCCAGTGTCTGCAGCAGGGCGATATCGCTGACGATATTGGCGAAGTTGGGGTGGCAGATGGCTTCTCCCCCCATCATCAGCACAAAGGTGGCACCCCGATGCACATTGACATAGGGGGTGGATTGCCGGAAGGCATTGACCAGACTGGGTTCGCGTTCACGCACTTGATATTTCTTCCATAAAAAAACAGCGATTGGCTCAATATATGAAAATTAATTCACAAATCAAGACTAAATATTAATTTTGGCCGTTTCTGGTCTCTACGAGGGGCGGCTTGGCCGTGCAGATCGGGAAAGGATGGTTGGAAGCGCAGATGGCTGTTGGGGCGAGCGGGGAGGGGCCCGCCGGTTGATCCAGCGCGATAAACTGCTATCTTCGATGCTCCTTTTCGTCAGCTGTGTGATTTCACAGGGTTTTATACAAGGACAGAATTCATGGAACAGATTATTTCACCGGCAGATGCCCTGCCGGGACGACGCGAAGCGATGGTGATTGGTCAGCAGCATGCGGTGAATGGCAACCCGACCCAGGGTCCCTGGCCCGAGAACATGGAGATCGCCTGGTTTGGTATGGGCTGTTTCTGGGGCGTGGAGCGCCTGTTCTGGCAGCAGCCGGGCGTCTATTCCACCGCGGCCGGTTATCAGGGCGGTGTGACCCAAAACCCCACCTACAAAGAGGTGTGCAGCGGCCTGACCGGTCATGCCGAGACGGTGCAGGTGGTGTTTGATCCGGCGGTGATCAGCTACGGCGATCTGCTCAGACTGTTCTGGGAGCAGCACGATCCGGCGCAGGGGATGCGTCAGGGCGGGGACATTGGTACCCAGTATCGCTCGGTGATCTTCTATGGCGATGAGAGCCAGCAGATCATTGCCCAGCAGAGCATGGCGGCCTATCAGCAGGCGATGGCGGCAAGCGGCGACAGTCGTGCCATTACCACCCGCATTCTGCCGCTGGCGCCCTTCTACTACGCCGAGGATTACCATCAGCAATATCTGGAGAAAAATCCGGATGGCTACTGCGGATTGGGTGGCATTGGAGTCTGTTTGCCGCCAAGCCTGAACCGCTGAACAGGTTTGTAGTCGATTTCTTAATAAAAGTGAAAATAAATGGTCGGAGGAGGGAACTTATTGCGACCAGTCGGGACTAACTAGGTAGCGTCCAGGGATCGGATGCAAAGTCCAGACACATTTCTTGCCTTGATAACCGCCTGATGAATGAACGCACTGGCGGGTTGAAAATGATAGCAAGCAGGGCTGCCCACCAAGGCGGCCCTTTTCATATCTGCTTGTTTTCGCTCGGGAGGGGCGATCGGTCAGGCGATCGCGCTGTCGAACAGGTTCTTGATGAGATCGATAAATTCGATGAGGAAGGTTTTTTGTTCCGGGGTCGGGGCGCGCAGCCAGACAGCAGAGAGCACCTCTTCCAGATCGGCGACCACGGCGTCGGCCTCCTGCATGATGGCGAAACGCACCTTGGGATCGAGCTGGGGGTTTTGTTCGCAAATGGCCATCAGGTTGCTGGCAACACGGCCACTGACCAGGTCTTCGATGGTCTCTTCACCATCGCTCTGCTGTTGGGATTCAAACAATCCCAAACTCTCCACCAGATACTCGATCAGCGAGATATAGCCTTCACTTTCTACCACCATGGTTGCTGCCTCAATACAGTAACAATACGAAAATTGAGCGTATTTTAGTGGCTTGCTCTAGCTTGGCAAGCTGCAGTGCAGGCGATGGCGAGTAAAACTGACTCCGCCCCGCTCCACGCACTCCAGCCCGGTCAACGTAAAGCCATGTCGTAAAAATAGCTCATAACTGAAGGCGCTGGCCTCGGTGGTGATGAGCGTCAGACCGAGCCCTCTGGCTCCCGCGAGCGCCGTGGTGAGTAACAGATTGCCCAGTCCCTGGCGCTGATGGTCGGCGCTCACATAGAGCAGACTGAGGTGGCCATCGGAGCTCAGAGTGACAAAACCGAGGGGCACATTTGCCTGCTCTGCCACCCAGCCGTGGTGTTCACGCAGCTGGCCGACAAAGCCCGGATGCTGTGAACCGAGGGCCCACTGCTCCACCTGTTCTGCGCTGTAGTGCTCGGGGCCGCTGTGTCGCACCGCCTGCTCAAACAGGGTCACGAGGGCGGGGATATGTGTCTCGTCAAGGGGGATAATACGCAGTGCTGGCGTCATAAGGTTGGGTCGTCAGTGGGGGAGAGGGTGCGCGGCGCCTGTGGCCGTTTGGCTTTGGGCAAACCCGCGACAACCCGCTCATAGGAGTGGAGCACCCAGCCTTGCCAGAGATCATCCGGCAAGGTGCTGTTCAGGGTCACTGTGTTCCAGTGTTGTTTGTTCATATGCCAGCCCGGTTTGACCTCGGGGTGGATCTCGCGCAGCAGCAACGCTAGCTCGGGCTCGCACTTGAGGTTGATGGTAAGCGGCTCGGCCTGCCAATCCACCAGCGCGAACATCTTGCCCGCGATGCGGTAGACCAGGATCTCCGGGCCAAACGGTGTATCTTCGGTGGTGCCCGGCAGGGAGAGCAGAAAGTGGCGCAAACGGGTCAAATCCATGGTGGGTTCTCGCGCAAGGGGTGATCCGGGTCATGTCAGGCGCATATCTATCGGCGGGCCTGTTCTGTTAATATGCGCCAGCCGAGTATACCCCCCATCACCAAGGGAGCCTATTGGATGTTGTATCACAAGACTTTCGAACTGGGTCCCGAGCGGGATTGGGTGGTGTTTGTCCACGGCGCCGGTGGCAGCTCCTCCATCTGGTTCAAGCAGCTGCGCGCCTATCGCGAGCACTTCAATGTGCTGCTGCTGGACTTGCGCGGCCACGGCCAGTCCCACCAGCTGCAACAGGTGGTCAAGGGCCACTACAGCTTTCGGGAAGTGACCGAAGATATCGTTCGGCTGCTCGATCATCTCGATATCCGCCGCGCCCACTTTGTCGGCATCTCCCTTGGTACCATCCTGATTCGCCATCTGGCCGAGCTCTGCCCGGAGCGGGTCAAGAGCATGGTACTGGGGGGCGCCATCCTGCGGCTCGATATCCGATCGCGGGTGCTGGTGCAGCTGGGCCGACTCGGCCAGCACTTCCTGCCCTATATGTGGCTCTACCGGCTGTTTGCCTTCATCATCATGCCGCGCCAGCACCATCAGGAGTCGCGCAATCTCTTTGTGCGCGAGGCCCGCAAGCTCTGCCAGAAAGAGTTCAAGCGCTGGTTCCGCCTCGCCACCGAGGTCAACCCGCTGATGCGCTATTTTCGCGAACGCTCCCTGCCCATTCCCACCCTCTATGTGATGGGGGAGGAGGATCATATGTTTCTGGCACCGGTGCGCGAACAGGTGGCCATCGATGCCAGCTCCTCGTTGGCGGTGATCCAGCGGTGCGGCCATGTCTGCAATGTGGAGCAGCCGGAACAGTTTAATCGTCGTACGCTGGCATTTATTCAATCGCTGGGGTGCGGACGGAAATAAGGATTCGTTACGCTGTGCATTCAGGTCATGCTACAGCGGCATTGCAAGCAGGCCGTGAGCAAAGCGCTGCCAACGTGCAATAGATGTCGCTGTCTTGGCGATCGTATAAGCCGCATACTTTCAAGCTACAAGGGGTGATCTGCCCCTCTGATTCTTTATAATGCCCCCCTTTAAAATCGCCGGACCCGGGTTCGGCGCGCGCTGATGGCTGGCTACGTCATCAGGCAGATCATCAGGATTGAGAAACGGTTATGCATACTCTGGAACAGCTGCGCGCAGGTGAACTGTGCGGTGCCCGCCATCTGAAGCTTTGTGAAAATCTGACGGAGTTTCCCCCTGAGATCCTAAGCCTTAAAGAGACGCTGGAGGTGCTGGATTTGACCGGCAACCAGCTAAGCACGCTCCCTGACGAGCTGGCCGGGTTTGGCAAACTGCGCATCATCTTCTGCTCCGAGAACCGCTTTACCGAGCTGCCCGAGGTGCTGGGGCGCTGCCCGGCGCTCACCATGGTGGGCTTTAAGGCCAACCGGATTGCCACCGTGTCGGCCAAAGCGCTGCCCGCCGGTTTGCGCTGGCTGATCCTGACCGATAACGCAATTGAACGGCTGCCCGATGAGCTGGGCCAGTGCGACGCCCTGCAAAAGCTGATGCTGGCGGGCAACCGCCTACGCGAGCTGCCGACGAGCCTTGCCAACTGTCGCAATCTGGAGTTGCTGCGCATCGCCGCCAACCGCATCGAACGCTTCCCCGAGTGGCTGCTCTCTCTGCCGCGCCTTTCATGGCTTGCCTACTCCGGCAACCCCTTTAGTGAAGGGGAGGAGGCGCGGGCCATCGATGATGCCCATGTCACGCCGATTGCCTGGGAGACGCTGGCGCTGGGCGAGCTGCTGGGTCAGGGGGCATCCGGCGTTATCCATCGCGCCACCCTTGTGGGTAATCCTGCTGATGAAGTGACTCAGGCGAGCGGCAGAGCCGATGCCAGTCAGGTTGCGGTCAAGCTGTTCAAGGGGGCGGTGACCAGCGATGGATTGCCTCGCTGTGAGATGGCGGCGTCGCTAGCGGCGGGCACTCATCCCAACCTTATCAAGGTGATAGGCAAGGTGGCGGATCACCCCTCCGGCATTCCGGCGCTGGTGATGGAGCTGATCGACCCGGCCTTTGCCAATCTGGCCGGACCGCCGAGCCTGGACTCCTGCACCCGGGATATCTATCCCGATGGGCTGTGCCTGA
Proteins encoded in this region:
- the aroG gene encoding 3-deoxy-7-phosphoheptulonate synthase AroG, producing the protein MQHQTDDVRISEIKELLPPVAVLEKFPATEVASSTVFESRQAIHNILAGEDDRLLVVIGPCSIHDPVAALEYGKRLKALRDELKGQLEIVMRVYFEKPRTTVGWKGLINDPYLDNSCKINDGLRIGRKLLLDLNDMGLPTASEFLDMITPQYVADLMSWGAIGARTTESQVHRELASGLSCPVGFKNGTDGTIKVAIDAIGAASAPHHFLSVTKYGHSAIVATRGNPDCHIILRGGREPNYSAAHVSEVVKGLEKAGLPQKVMIDFSHANSSKQFKNQMVVAEDVAGQLRAGSKAVFGVMVESHLVEGRQDLVEGCELTFGQSITDACIGWADTEVLLRNLADAVATRNAR
- a CDS encoding LTA synthase family protein, which translates into the protein MNRPSSGRPRALSLSSGLLALLGGLLLLTLLLPLINPGSWLGRAQPLVLGPADNPLATLTRHALLYKSDSRGLYLVVRSQWLLREPLQAGDKVRVELLNDKGERIDQLSQAVDKRQVCRNNRCSLDLNSTLRAPDDALASRYQLRIGLLLKDRPESGDFSQILQTLPEQGFNLTYLMVSLTLVLVLSAAVLKMVLPTLRRSLRWRIIGSLLLGNLTFVLLHGFVVFKLGEFLLWSGFRPEHYYLAWGSMVLGWSLCALAGFNLYMGLVFTALSGIGLLANFMKIAIYGVPLGGDDFGNLLALLRILLDQHPILPIFTLLLALFLCWRFALSRWVLRTAAATVAFFALCVFATQTGNKLLGANIRYVDRAVNYHRDIIRSGPGLYLFNLVDEMLQSGSVFRYPLQINELTPQLSHPPQGIAPRWDLVIVLQYESLWLDWKGRICAPAPTLSLPASVQQWQKTIHSPTTGGMTVLAEFEMNTGLPVGLLKQGVVPYYYLSEQVPGLAQSARQSGYKTLFAHPYVEKFWGRAKAIPALGYEERWFDTRFTTLEYKGLYISDDALIDHLLKRSEQDDKPLFAYAVTMQGHGPFDGPRYQGQERSGACPNQSESDTQLLNTYYTGVVDAMASLERLLKTLDQSGKRYLVVAFGDHQPFLMSAGKGIHGDKPARDATYQIPMMAFARSDDPLILGEQFAPVRQLYQMGQATRQLLAGDITPIEDKPLLHPVLGEEKGFDPSSLVPQIRASFRPDAQP
- the lysC gene encoding lysine-sensitive aspartokinase 3, which codes for MSPINVAKFGGTSVANFPAMNHCADIVLANPATRVVVLSASAGVTNLLVALAQGELDEAGRDEQLAKLSDIQQAILADLGHPAEVTALIHDQLGEIRTMSQQASQQTDAELADRLIACGELMSTRLFTELLRQRGVKAHWQDVRQLMRTDSRFGKATVDLATTRTLCQQTLGPQLGDSLIITQGFIGADGDGRTTTLGRGGSDYSAALLAEALDAASIEIWTDVPGIYTTDPRLVTRARPIPEISFVEAAEMATFGAKVLHPATLQPAVRQNIPVFVGSAKDPAASGTWIRASTDSSPLFRAVALRRQQVLVTLHSLNMFHAYGFLAEVFGILARHRISVDLITTSEVSVSLTLDHTGSQSNGEPILSDKVLAELGQLCKVEVENGLALVALIGNRMSEVNGVGSQVFDALREHNIRMICYGASAHNLCFLVKESEAGNIVNRLHQELLD
- the argA gene encoding amino-acid N-acetyltransferase, which gives rise to MREREPSLVNAFRQSTPYVNVHRGATFVLMMGGEAICHPNFANIVSDIALLQTLGIRLVLVFGSRPQNDEALARAGIEAQYHKRIRVTDDESFTIIKQVCGGLQYDITAQLSMGLANTPMQGARISVVSGNFVTAQPLGVDDGIDFCHSGRVRRIDVEGITRQLDQKSLVLISPIGCSVTGESFNLSSEEVARRVAVDLKADKLICFSSTQGVMDRRGEAISELFPEQAEELLVELEQAGEEMSGTARYLRAAIASCRGGVPRSHLVSYQDDGAMLQELFSRDGLGTQIVRESAEQARAATIEDIGGILDLIRPLEEEGILVRRSREQLEMEIDKFTIIERDGLIIGCAALYCFMEEAMAEMACVAIHPDYRNSNRGDQLVAKVAERAKRLGIRRLFVLTTRSIHWFRERGFDPLEVEDLPVARQRLYNWQRRSKVLSKTIA
- the msrA gene encoding peptide-methionine (S)-S-oxide reductase MsrA, with the protein product MEQIISPADALPGRREAMVIGQQHAVNGNPTQGPWPENMEIAWFGMGCFWGVERLFWQQPGVYSTAAGYQGGVTQNPTYKEVCSGLTGHAETVQVVFDPAVISYGDLLRLFWEQHDPAQGMRQGGDIGTQYRSVIFYGDESQQIIAQQSMAAYQQAMAASGDSRAITTRILPLAPFYYAEDYHQQYLEKNPDGYCGLGGIGVCLPPSLNR
- a CDS encoding DUF3802 family protein, whose protein sequence is MVVESEGYISLIEYLVESLGLFESQQQSDGEETIEDLVSGRVASNLMAICEQNPQLDPKVRFAIMQEADAVVADLEEVLSAVWLRAPTPEQKTFLIEFIDLIKNLFDSAIA